Proteins found in one Alteromonas macleodii genomic segment:
- a CDS encoding ATP-grasp domain-containing protein has protein sequence MHVALLGSEQDPQIQHVAKALSQTATPFYIANTQQFGSAWSISYDPDFDDGLVHFNSTTLCDQPRVTFSNTKAAYWHEYLPGTSLTASGEKSRPDHALDNKIEPEKPYDNPPKLLENATWTEQERASTLLCWFSYSDIKWVNSIDAVRSHQCKPYQSRIAGKLGAHIPYTFVGNAPEVASQFCNNMREVIYKPVRGGRTVQFVNKQPNMRPLLNTLLNERPVTFQKYIMGENVRSYVLGNDVLSVQIDSSELDYRNDDNASVSVTIIPNEVQRMAIKICQALGMHWCAIDWRRSAKGKYFFLEANPSPYFLKVENDTGLNITDKLVALLLKH, from the coding sequence ATGCACGTTGCACTTTTAGGAAGTGAGCAAGACCCACAAATTCAACACGTAGCGAAGGCGCTTAGTCAAACAGCTACCCCTTTTTATATCGCTAATACGCAACAATTCGGTTCAGCCTGGAGTATTAGCTATGACCCTGATTTTGATGACGGATTGGTTCATTTCAATTCAACGACACTATGTGACCAACCCAGAGTGACTTTTTCGAACACCAAAGCAGCCTATTGGCATGAATATTTGCCGGGGACTTCGTTGACAGCATCAGGTGAGAAGAGTCGTCCCGATCACGCTTTGGATAACAAAATTGAGCCCGAAAAGCCTTATGATAATCCACCTAAACTGCTAGAAAATGCTACTTGGACCGAGCAAGAACGGGCAAGCACTTTACTTTGTTGGTTTAGCTATAGCGACATCAAATGGGTCAATTCTATCGATGCCGTGAGAAGCCACCAATGTAAGCCTTATCAATCACGCATTGCTGGCAAGTTAGGTGCACATATACCCTACACCTTTGTTGGCAATGCCCCCGAAGTCGCCTCTCAGTTTTGCAACAACATGCGAGAAGTTATTTATAAGCCGGTGCGCGGGGGGCGCACGGTACAATTTGTAAACAAACAACCTAATATGCGCCCGCTCCTAAATACACTTTTAAATGAGCGCCCTGTGACCTTTCAAAAATACATTATGGGCGAAAATGTACGTAGCTATGTGCTTGGCAATGATGTGCTAAGCGTACAAATCGACTCAAGCGAACTAGATTATAGAAACGACGACAATGCCAGTGTGTCTGTGACTATTATCCCAAACGAGGTGCAGCGTATGGCTATTAAAATTTGCCAAGCGTTAGGCATGCATTGGTGCGCAATCGACTGGCGTAGAAGTGCGAAGGGAAAGTACTTTTTTCTAGAGGCAAACCCCAGTCCTTATTTCCTTAAAGTAGAGAACGATACCGGCCTGAATATAACAGACAAATTGGTGGCACTGCTTTTAAAACATTAG
- a CDS encoding type II toxin-antitoxin system PrlF family antitoxin, with protein MTRVALETESTLTERFQTTVPSSVRQALRLSKKDKIKYAIQADGSVVISRVETQKSDPIIGEFLAFIARDIQANPEKVEPLSTSMRESVSELIQGVEVDLDAPLLDEDE; from the coding sequence ATGACACGCGTTGCTTTAGAAACGGAATCAACACTTACCGAACGTTTTCAAACTACAGTGCCTAGTTCTGTTCGACAGGCATTACGTTTAAGCAAAAAAGACAAAATTAAATATGCCATTCAGGCTGACGGTAGCGTTGTTATATCGCGTGTAGAAACACAAAAAAGCGATCCCATAATTGGTGAGTTTTTGGCGTTCATTGCTCGTGATATCCAGGCTAATCCAGAAAAGGTAGAACCGTTATCTACAAGCATGCGTGAGAGCGTGAGTGAATTGATTCAAGGTGTTGAGGTTGACCTAGACGCTCCTTTGTTGGATGAGGACGAGTAA